The Daucus carota subsp. sativus chromosome 7, DH1 v3.0, whole genome shotgun sequence genome window below encodes:
- the LOC108196322 gene encoding adenine/guanine permease AZG2, translated as MGRELCTRMTNTWKQNKKTINETIAQTKLGKYFKLEARNTSFTTEFRAATATFLTMAYIITVNATILADSGATCSVSDCSSPANQTAGPDCTMKPNAGYQTCLSKVKSDLIVATALASMVGSFAMGLFANLPLGLAPGMGPNAYIAYNLVGFHGSGPISYQTCMAIVLVEGCAFLAIAAFGLRAKLARFIPQPVRLACAAGIGLFIAFVGLQAHQGVGLVGPDPSTLVTLTACSRIDPVTGACIGGKMRSPTFWLGAVGFLIMSFGLMKGIKGSMIYGLVFVTLISWIRGTSVTTFPSTPLGDTNYNYFTKVVDFQGIKSTAGAISFTEFNRLEVLIALVTLLYVDVLATTGTLYTMAEIAGFVNEEGTFEGEYVAYMVDAGSTVVGSALGVSPIATYVESTAGIREGGRTGLTGVIIGVYFFISLFFIPLLANVPPWAIGPSLVMVGVMMMGVVKDIDWSSTKTAVPAFVTMLLMPITYSISNGIIGGIGVYILLSAYDYAVDCFTWFVEMRRRMVKEENQVSATSAVDSGVEMI; from the coding sequence ATGGGAAGAGAGTTGTGCACAAGAATGACAAACACATGGAAACAAAACAAGAAAACCATAAACGAAACGATCGCACAAACCAAACTGGGCAAGTACTTCAAGCTAGAAGCAAGAAACACATCGTTCACAACAGAGTTCCGTGCAGCCACCGCCACTTTTCTCACCATGGCCTATATCATCACTGTCAACGCAACCATCCTTGCCGACTCCGGCGCCACTTGCTCCGTCTCCGACTGTTCTTCTCCGGCGAATCAAACTGCGGGGCCTGACTGCACAATGAAGCCCAATGCTGGCTATCAAACATGTTTGTCAAAAGTCAAGAGTGATCTCATTGTGGCAACTGCTTTAGCTTCCATGGTTGGGTCATTTGCTATGGGCCTGTTTGCTAATCTGCCTCTGGGCTTGGCTCCTGGAATGGGCCCAAATGCTTACATAGCTTATAATCTAGTGGGTTTTCATGGCTCCGGGCCCATTTCGTACCAGACCTGCATGGCTATAGTTCTAGTCGAGGGTTGTGCATTTCTTGCCATAGCTGCTTTTGGGCTCCGTGCTAAGCTAGCTAGATTCATCCCTCAGCCTGTCAGGCTGGCCTGTGCAGCAGGCATTGGGCTTTTTATCGCCTTTGTGGGCCTCCAGGCCCATCAAGGCGTGGGCCTGGTCGGACCCGACCCGTCAACTCTCGTGACATTGACCGCATGTTCGAGAATTGACCCTGTCACCGGTGCATGCATCGGTGGCAAAATGCGGAGCCCGACGTTCTGGCTCGGGGCCGTCGGGTTCCTAATCATGTCATTTGGCCTAATGAAAGGGATCAAGGGGAGCATGATTTATGGTTTAGTGTTTGTCACACTAATTTCATGGATTAGAGGCACTAGTGTAACAACATTTCCTAGCACTCCACTTGGTGACACAAATTATAACTATTTCACAAAGGTGGTGGATTTCCAAGGCATAAAATCTACTGCAGGAGCTATTAGTTTCACAGAATTTAATCGCCTGGAAGTGTTAATTGCTTTAGTGACTCTGTTATATGTCGATGTGCTAGCCACCACAGGCACATTGTACACAATGGCAGAAATCGCGGGCTTTGTGAATGAGGAAGGTACATTTGAAGGCGAATATGTTGCCTACATGGTTGATGCAGGCTCGACGGTAGTAGGTTCTGCTCTCGGGGTTTCTCCTATAGCCACATACGTCGAATCAACAGCCGGGATCAGGGAAGGAGGCCGAACAGGCCTTACAGGAGTGATCATAGGGGTGTATTTCTTTATATCCCTATTTTTCATACCTCTATTGGCCAATGTACCTCCCTGGGCAATCGGTCCGTCTTTAGTCATGGTTGGAGTGATGATGATGGGAGTTGTTAAGGACATAGATTGGAGCAGCACAAAGACTGCAGTGCCTGCTTTCGTGACAATGCTGCTTATGCCGATCACATATTCCATTTCCAATGGGATTATCGGAGGCATCGGTGTTTATATCTTGCTTAGTGCTTATGATTATGCAGTGGACTGCTTTACATGGTTTGTCGAGATGAGGAGAAGGATGGTTAAGGAAGAAAATCAAGTGTCTGCAACAAGTGCAGTAGATTCAGGTGTTGAGATGATCTAG
- the LOC108193766 gene encoding uncharacterized protein LOC108193766 isoform X1 — protein sequence MGKIKVIKTHVSLFLILLFQASIPVFSISEPSNQAQEEDAASRVHRHNEENADEVHCSRKRSRAAWKITEEYLMPFVEREKYQLSQHCRLHPDNDIFRDQEQNKIHVDINEWRCGYCRKSFRSEKYLDQHLGNRHSNLLNTSHSKCLADLCGALHCDLVMDTKSRKSKCNPAAAARNKHLCEGLADKCFPVNHGPSAHRLHEIFLRQFCDAHTCSGGHKPFSRGGKKHTSIFYLAISILTLMLVPLFYVIVYLYQREMRKDSQAFKRISRRGQKPKPS from the exons ATGGGGAAGATTAAAGTAATCAAGACCCATGTTTCTCTCTTCCTGATCCTCCTCTTTCAGGCTTCAATACCGGTTTTTTCAATTTCTGAGCCTTCCAACCAG GCTCAAGAAGAAGACGCAGCTTCAAG GGTTCATAGACACAATGAAGAGAACGCTGATGAAGTGCATTGTTCCAGAAAAAGAAGCCGGGCTGCTTGGAAAATCACTGAGGAG TATTTGATGCCATTTGTAGAACGAGAAAAGTACCAGCTCTCTCAACATTGCAGGCTTCACCCTGACAATGATATCTTCAGAGATCAGGAGCAGAATAAGATTCATGTGGACATAAATGAATGGCGCTGTGGATATTGCAGGAAAAGCTTTCGATCAGAGAAATATCTTGATCAGCATCTTGGCAACAGACACTCCAATCTTCTTAATACT AGTCACAGCAAGTGCTTGGCAGATCTGTGTGGAGCTCTGCATTGTGACCTTGTGATGGACACAAAGTCTCGAAAGAGCAAATGCAATCCTGCAGCTGCTGCAAGGAACAAGCACTTGTGTGAG GGCCTTGCTGACAAGTGTTTCCCTGTAAATCATGGTCCCTCAGCTCATCGACTTCATG AAATTTTCCTGCGTCAATTTTGTGATGCACACACTTGCTCAGGAGGGCACAAACCATTTTCTAGGGGTGGCAAG AAGCATACAAGCATATTTTACCTCGCTATTTCAATATTAACCTTGATGCTGGTCCCTCTCTTCTATGTTATTGTTTATTTGTACCAAAG AGAAATGAGAAAGGATAGCCAAGCATTTAAACGCATCTCACGACGGGGACAAAAGCCAAAGCCGTCTTAG
- the LOC108193766 gene encoding uncharacterized protein LOC108193766 isoform X2 — protein MGKIKVIKTHVSLFLILLFQASIPVFSISEPSNQAQEEDAASRHNEENADEVHCSRKRSRAAWKITEEYLMPFVEREKYQLSQHCRLHPDNDIFRDQEQNKIHVDINEWRCGYCRKSFRSEKYLDQHLGNRHSNLLNTSHSKCLADLCGALHCDLVMDTKSRKSKCNPAAAARNKHLCEGLADKCFPVNHGPSAHRLHEIFLRQFCDAHTCSGGHKPFSRGGKKHTSIFYLAISILTLMLVPLFYVIVYLYQREMRKDSQAFKRISRRGQKPKPS, from the exons ATGGGGAAGATTAAAGTAATCAAGACCCATGTTTCTCTCTTCCTGATCCTCCTCTTTCAGGCTTCAATACCGGTTTTTTCAATTTCTGAGCCTTCCAACCAG GCTCAAGAAGAAGACGCAGCTTCAAG ACACAATGAAGAGAACGCTGATGAAGTGCATTGTTCCAGAAAAAGAAGCCGGGCTGCTTGGAAAATCACTGAGGAG TATTTGATGCCATTTGTAGAACGAGAAAAGTACCAGCTCTCTCAACATTGCAGGCTTCACCCTGACAATGATATCTTCAGAGATCAGGAGCAGAATAAGATTCATGTGGACATAAATGAATGGCGCTGTGGATATTGCAGGAAAAGCTTTCGATCAGAGAAATATCTTGATCAGCATCTTGGCAACAGACACTCCAATCTTCTTAATACT AGTCACAGCAAGTGCTTGGCAGATCTGTGTGGAGCTCTGCATTGTGACCTTGTGATGGACACAAAGTCTCGAAAGAGCAAATGCAATCCTGCAGCTGCTGCAAGGAACAAGCACTTGTGTGAG GGCCTTGCTGACAAGTGTTTCCCTGTAAATCATGGTCCCTCAGCTCATCGACTTCATG AAATTTTCCTGCGTCAATTTTGTGATGCACACACTTGCTCAGGAGGGCACAAACCATTTTCTAGGGGTGGCAAG AAGCATACAAGCATATTTTACCTCGCTATTTCAATATTAACCTTGATGCTGGTCCCTCTCTTCTATGTTATTGTTTATTTGTACCAAAG AGAAATGAGAAAGGATAGCCAAGCATTTAAACGCATCTCACGACGGGGACAAAAGCCAAAGCCGTCTTAG
- the LOC108193766 gene encoding uncharacterized protein LOC108193766 isoform X3, which yields MGKIKVIKTHVSLFLILLFQASIPVFSISEPSNQAQEEDAASRVHRHNEENADEVHCSRKRSRAAWKITEEYLMPFVEREKYQLSQHCRLHPDNDIFRDQEQNKIHVDINEWRCGYCRKSFRSEKYLDQHLGNRHSNLLNTGLADKCFPVNHGPSAHRLHEIFLRQFCDAHTCSGGHKPFSRGGKKHTSIFYLAISILTLMLVPLFYVIVYLYQREMRKDSQAFKRISRRGQKPKPS from the exons ATGGGGAAGATTAAAGTAATCAAGACCCATGTTTCTCTCTTCCTGATCCTCCTCTTTCAGGCTTCAATACCGGTTTTTTCAATTTCTGAGCCTTCCAACCAG GCTCAAGAAGAAGACGCAGCTTCAAG GGTTCATAGACACAATGAAGAGAACGCTGATGAAGTGCATTGTTCCAGAAAAAGAAGCCGGGCTGCTTGGAAAATCACTGAGGAG TATTTGATGCCATTTGTAGAACGAGAAAAGTACCAGCTCTCTCAACATTGCAGGCTTCACCCTGACAATGATATCTTCAGAGATCAGGAGCAGAATAAGATTCATGTGGACATAAATGAATGGCGCTGTGGATATTGCAGGAAAAGCTTTCGATCAGAGAAATATCTTGATCAGCATCTTGGCAACAGACACTCCAATCTTCTTAATACT GGCCTTGCTGACAAGTGTTTCCCTGTAAATCATGGTCCCTCAGCTCATCGACTTCATG AAATTTTCCTGCGTCAATTTTGTGATGCACACACTTGCTCAGGAGGGCACAAACCATTTTCTAGGGGTGGCAAG AAGCATACAAGCATATTTTACCTCGCTATTTCAATATTAACCTTGATGCTGGTCCCTCTCTTCTATGTTATTGTTTATTTGTACCAAAG AGAAATGAGAAAGGATAGCCAAGCATTTAAACGCATCTCACGACGGGGACAAAAGCCAAAGCCGTCTTAG
- the LOC108196907 gene encoding elongator complex protein 3, which produces MAAAAVADVRKLPRPGRGGVVSLNLSEEESRIRAISEIVNAMIEQSHSGQTVDLNALKSAACRKYGLARAPKLVEMIAALPDSEREALLPKLKAKPVRTASGIAVVAVMSKPHRCPHIATTGNICVYCPGGPDSDFEYSTQSYTGYEPTSMRAIRARYNPYVQARSRIDQLKRLGHSVDKVEFILMGGTFMSLPAEYRDYFTRNLHDALSGHTSANVEEAVAYSEHSAIKCIGMTIETRPDYCLGPHLRQMLSYGCTRLEIGVQSTYEDVARDTNRGHTVAAVADCFCLAKDAGFKVVAHMMPDLPNVGVERDLESFKEFFESPSFRTDGLKIYPTLVIRGTGLYELWKTGRYRNYPPEQLVDIVARILAMVPPWTRVYRVQRDIPMPLVTSGVEKGNLRELALARMDDLGLKCRDVRTREAGIQDIHHSIKPGEVELVRRDYTANEGWETFLSYEDTRQDILVGLLRLRKCGRNTTCPELLGKCSIVRELHVYGTAVPVHGRDANKLQHQGYGTLLMEEAERIARREHRSKKIAVISGVGTRHYYRKLGYELEGPYMVKYLV; this is translated from the exons ATGGCCGCCGCCGCCGTCGCCGACGTACGCAAGCTCCCCCGCCCTGGTCGTGGTGGCGTCGTATCGCTCAACCTCTCCGAAGAAGAGTCTCGCATCCGCGCTATCTCAGAGATCGTCAACGCCATGATTGAACAATCTCACTCCGGCCAAACCGTCGATCTCAACGCCCTAAAGTCCGCCGCGTGCCGCAAGTACGGCCTCGCTCGCGCTCCTAAGCTCGTCGAAATGATCGCCGCGCTTCCCGATTCCGAGCGTGAAGCTCTGCTCCCCAAGCTCAAGGCGAAGCCTGTGAGAACGGCCTCGGGGATCGCGGTTGTGGCTGTGATGTCGAAGCCGCATCGGTGTCCGCATATTGCGACGACGGGGAATATTTGCGTGTATTGTCCTGGTGGACCTGATTCGGATTTTGAGTACAGTACTCAGTCTTATACTGGCTATGAGCCGACTAGTATGCGCGCTATTCGGGCTCG ATATAACCCGTACGTACAAGCTAGAAGCAGGATTGACCAGCTGAAGCGGTTGGGCCACAGTGTAGATAAG GTCGAGTTCATCTTGATGGGTGGTACTTTCATGTCATTGCCTGCAGAATATCGAGATTACTTCACAAGGAATCTTCATGATGCTTTATCAGGGCATACATCTGCAAATGTGGAAGAGGCAGTTGCCTACTCTGAACACAGTGCAATAAAGTGTATTGGAATGACTATTGAGAC GAGGCCGGATTACTGCCTTGGGCCTCATTTACGGCAGATGCTTTCTTACGGCTGTACACGTCTGGAAATTGGAGTGCAGAGCACATATGAAGACGTTGCTCGTGACACTAATAGAGGCCACACAGTAGCTGCTGTGGCTGATTGCTTTTGCCTCGCAAAGGATGCTGGGTTTAAG GTTGTTGCTCATATGATGCCTGATCTTCCAAACGTTGGTGTTGAGAGAGACTTGGAAAGTTTTAAGGAATTTTTTGAAAGCCCTTCATTTAGAACAGACGGTCTCAAAATCTACCCCACACTTGTTATCCGTGGAACTGGACTTTATGAACTGTGGAAAACAGGAAG GTATAGAAATTATCCACCTGAACAGCTCGTGGACATTGTAGCTCGGATTTTAGCAATGGTACCCCCCTGGACACGTGTTTATAGAGTTCAACGGGATATTCCAATGCCATTAGTTACTTCTGGAGTTGAGAAAGGGAATCTTCGGGAACTAGCTTTAGCTCGGATGGATGATCTGGGGTTGAAATGCCGAGATGTTCGGACCCGTGAAGCTGGTATTCAG GACATTCACCACAGTATAAAGCCAGGAGAAGTTGAGCTTGTTCGCCGTGATTATACTGCGAACGAGGGTTGGGAAACTTTTCTTTCGTATGAAGATACTCGCCAG GATATTCTTGTTGGATTACTGCGACTGCGAAAATGTGGAAGGAACACCACTTGCCCTGAACTCCTTGGTAAATGTTCTATTGTTCGCGAACTTCATGTTTATGGTACAGCAGTTCCAGTACATGGCCGTGATGCTAATAAGCTGCAACATCAG GGTTATGGCACACTGCTAATGGAGGAGGCAGAACGAATTGCTCGTAGAGAGCACAGGTCGAAAAAGATAGCTGTTATTTCTGGTGTAGGAACGCGGCACTATTATAGGAAGTTGGGTTATGAGCTTGAAGGACCTTACATGGTAAAGTATCTTGTATGA
- the LOC135147665 gene encoding uncharacterized protein LOC135147665 isoform X1, translating to MDWQEFKGQCTGEQIVSIQEKLYTSFHLIIILHTGVFVKIWGTFGAGNLCLFNLQKMRYLKEMQAAEYRLLSNMILWHHFCFKQFQLFIPFTSFIYRNRWLRSSQIRSL from the exons ATGGACTGGCAGGAATTCAAGGGCCAATGTACGGGGGAACAAATTGTTTCCATACAAGAAAAGTTATATACAAGCTTTCACCTGATCATAATATTACACACTG GTGTTTTCGTGAAGATCTGGGGGACTTTTGGTGCTGGTAATCtatgtttatttaatttgcAGAAAATGAGGTATCTGAAAGAGATGCAAGCTGCGGAGTACAGACTACTGTCAAATATGATACT GTGGCACCACTTCTGTTTCAAGCAATTTCAACTATTCATACCTTTCACAAGTTTCATTTATCGGAACAGATG GCTTAGAAGCTCTCAGATCCGAAGCCTCTAG
- the LOC135147665 gene encoding uncharacterized protein LOC135147665 isoform X2, with protein MDWQEFKGQCTGEQIVSIQEKLYTSFHLIIILHTENEVSERDASCGVQTTVKYDTVAPLLFQAISTIHTFHKFHLSEQMA; from the exons ATGGACTGGCAGGAATTCAAGGGCCAATGTACGGGGGAACAAATTGTTTCCATACAAGAAAAGTTATATACAAGCTTTCACCTGATCATAATATTACACACTG AAAATGAGGTATCTGAAAGAGATGCAAGCTGCGGAGTACAGACTACTGTCAAATATGATACT GTGGCACCACTTCTGTTTCAAGCAATTTCAACTATTCATACCTTTCACAAGTTTCATTTATCGGAACAGATG GCTTAG
- the LOC108194192 gene encoding small ribosomal subunit protein bS21c — protein MATAASPSPLSLLLASISSLHLSQSLPPPHLLTLPKPPLNAPTPQTLNHQPPITPLSSQHDLINVVCPGLANANTLFFKSAYNLQVIVGEHEPEEKLIGRFRREVFRAGIIQECKRRRYFETNQEKRKRKTRDAARRNRKRRPMLKALKQDDTEEPQKVKEEEDNWDFIDVDLPYS, from the exons ATGGCCACTGCTGCTTCTCCTTCCCCACTCTCTCTCCTCCTCGCCTCTATCtcctctctccatctctcccaatctctcccACCACCCCACCTCCTCACCCTCCCCAAACCTCCCCTAAACGCACCCACACCCCAAACCCTTAATCACCAGCCTCCCATCACGCCTCTCTCCTCCCAACATGATCTGATCAACGTGGTGTGCCCTGGGCTGGCTAATGCCAACACCCTTTTCTTCAAATCGGCGTATAATCTGCAGGTGATTGTGGGGGAGCACGAGCCTGAGGAGAAGCTGATTGGGAGGTTTCGAAGAGAGGTTTTTAGGGCGGGGATTATTCAGGAGTGTAAGAGGAGGAGGTATTTCGAGACTAATCAGGAGAAACGCAAGCGCAAGACGCGTGATGCTGCTAGGCGGAATCGTAAACG ACGGCCAATGCTGAAAGCGCTGAAGCAAGATGATACGGAAGAACCTCAAAAGGTCAAAGAGGAAGAAGATAATTGGGATTTCATCGATGTTGATCTTCCCTATTCTTGA
- the LOC108193306 gene encoding uncharacterized protein LOC108193306 yields the protein MAPPFDFQEFQENLAVKLRPLQRSFEFWARAADIYTGYKVFQVRVVFEKDVQKQEAMWERQHELAAEKIYSMCSDMGGFFLKVAQIIGKPDLAPAAWVKRLVTLCDHAPPTPANVVRRVLEAELGQSMEEVFERFDLDVLGSASIAQVHRARLRGEKIDVAVKVQHPGVQDLMMTDLRNLKAFALYMQKTDIKFDLYSITKEMEKQIGYEFDFRREADAMERIRCFLYSKGKKSPVQVPRLIRNLVTRKVLVMEYIDGIPILNLGDEIAKRGINPAGKVAAAAKQNILKSLTLAYGEMILRSGYFHADPHPGNILVCKGSEIALLDYGQVKDLPDELRLGYASLVLAIADNDPAKASESFRELGIDTLKLCEMEEIEMLKLAQTMFDTKLPPGVKMLQPFSEGSSIKKISVRAFPEELFSVLRTVHLLRGLSVGLGINYSCAEQWRPIAEEALYTAGRLKDKDYRSKARRRGFFRSLLWRN from the exons ATGGCTCCTCCTTTTGattttcaagaatttcaagaaaatcTTGCAGTAAAGCTGAGACCTTTACAAAGGTCTTTTGAGTTTTGGGCCAGAGCAGCTGATATTTACACTGGATATAAG GTGTTTCAAGTTCGAGTTGTTTTCGAAAAGGATGTGCAGAAGCAAGAGGCAATGTGGGAGAGGCAACATGAGCTTGCTGCTGAGAAGATTTATTCAATGTGCTCTGACATGGGAGGGTTTTTTCTGAAG GTTGCCCAAATTATTGGGAAGCCTGACTTGGCTCCAGCTGCATGGGTAAAAAGACTTGTTACATTGTGTGATCATGCTCCGCCAACACCAGCTAATGTAGTGCGGCGTGTGCTGGAGGCAGAGTTAGGTCAAAGTATGGAAGAAGTCTTTGAAAGGTTTGACTTGGATGTTCTTGGTTCTGCCTCGATTGCACAG GTCCACCGTGCAAGGCTGAGAGGTGAAAAGATTGATGTAGCCGTGAAG GTGCAACATCCTGGAGTTCAGGATCTTATGATGACAGATCTCcgaaacttgaaagcttttgcTTTATACATGCAAAAGACAGATATCAAATTTGATTTATACTCGATAACCAAGGAAATGGAGAAACAG ATAGGATATGAATTCGACTTCAGAAGGGAGGCTGATGCTATGGAACGGATTCGATGTTTTCTATATAGCAAAGGAAAAAAGTCCCCTGTTCAGGTGCCACGATTGATTAGGAACTTGGTAACTAG GAAAGTATTGGTGATGGAATATATTGATGGAATCCCAATCCTTAATCTTGGAGATGAAATTGCGAAAAGAGGCATAAACCCTGCTGGTAAGGTGGCAGCAGCAGCAAAGCA GAACATTCTAAAAAGTCTGACACTTGCATATGGAGAAATGATACTGAGGAGTGGCTACTTTCATGCAGATCCACATCCTGGAAACATTTTGGTTTGTAAAGGTTCAGAG ATTGCACTGCTCGACTATGGTCAAGTGAAGGATCTACCTGATGAGTTAAGGCTCGGATATGCAAGTTTAGTTCTTGCTATTGCAGATAATGATCCTGCCAAAGCATCAGAGAGCTTCAG GGAGCTTGGCATAGATACACTAAAGTTATGTGAAATGGAAGAAATTGAAATGCTTAAGTTGGCACAGACGATGTTTGATACAAAGCTACCACCAGGTGTAAAGATGCTACAACCTTTTTCAGAGGGATcatcaatcaaaaaaattagtGTGCGG GCTTTCCCAGAGGAACTTTTTTCTGTTCTTCGCACTGTCCATCTGTTGAGAGGACTTAGTGTGGGTCTTGGAATCAACTACTCGTGTGCAGAGCAATGGCGACCCATTGCAGAAGAAGCCTTGTACACTGCAGGCAGATTAAAAG ATAAAGACTACAGGAGTAAAGCACGAAGACGTGGCTTTTTCAGAAGTCTGCTATGGAGGAATTAA
- the LOC108194226 gene encoding uncharacterized protein LOC108194226, which produces MLGRMRISSWNSLEELELERSAPSKLIKDDSLSIYETTLMKLKEGSRRNTKLEHSDSVGMGIDSSVANMPPVVEEAEMLDTDCTSSVTFKNQSDCQPIPVEKEQQNKNVSILSLFARYKNSHRALGSPDDKAVVENGCISSDTSEITNHVN; this is translated from the exons atgttggGGAGAATGAGAATTTCGTCATGGAATTCACTGGAGGAATTGGAGCTGGAGAGATCTGCTCCTTCCAAGCTCATCAAGGACGATTCCCTCTCGATTTACG AGACTACACTTATGAAGCTTAAAGAGGGCTCTCGGCGTAATACAAAGTTAGAACATTCGGACTCAGTGGGGATGGGTATCGATAGTTCTGTGGCAAACATGCCACCTGTTGTGGAGGAAGCGGAAATGTTAGATACTGACTGTACTTCCTCTGTTACTTTTAAAAACCAGAGTGATTGTCAACCTATACCCGTCGAAAAGGAACAACAGAACAAGAATGTCTCTATTCTTTCACTATTTGCTAGATATAAGAACTCTCACCGTGCTTTAGGATCACCTGATGATAAGGCAGTTGTAGAGAATGGTTGTATATCTTCTGATACTTCTGAGATTACTAATCATGTCAATTAG